The genomic segment ACTTCTGTATCTACTTATCCCTTATCATCCCCACTGAATTTCACTTTcatccaattttttttattaccacaatAGCTTCCTACATTATTTCCCTGAGTACTAATGGCAACCTTTAGACCATTCTTAATATTGCTCCAGTGTGAGAAGCAATATGATATAAATCTAGTcaaattgtttgctttttattagaATAATGATCATGCATGTCTTCTAAGATTAAGTCTAAGATCTTTATATTTATGTGCATGTTCCTTCAGAAATTCTGGTTCATTTCTGTTCAGTCTTAGTTCCAATAACAATCTGAAGAGCCACTCTACCCTATAGCTTTGCTCAGTTATATTTACATACACTTGTAATACTAATACCTTTCTGTATTTACCTGGGTGTTACCACAGAATGCCCAACACTGCCCTTTGTTCTCATCTAACTCATAGTTGTCATTCAAGGCCTAATTCAAGAATCACCTACAATAAATCTTTCCTGACCTCCCTGGATTAggttaatttcttctttctgtgttgtTTAGGACCTGGTATTAAACTAACACTTAAGCTCTCTTGATTCACTGTTGTAAGTATCTGAAGGCATATCAtatatatttctctgtattttaacactctcagatttatttttatattatgtgttctcaataaatatgtcataaagaataaattaattggTAAACTAATAAAGGTGTTAATTCTATATAATGAGCAGAGTAGTAATTGAACACAGTAAACACAGAGCAGCATGCATCAGAGCATTGCTTCTTTTTTGCAACTTGACTTTTACCCTAACCATTCCATGTTCTTGTCTCCCCATCTAGACTGAGGTGCCTCCATCAGCATAATGTCTGTCTTTAATAGCTCTGCCCTGTACCCTCGCTTCCTTCTGACAGGACTCTCAGGCCTGGAAAGCAGATATGGCTTGATTTCCCTCCCCATTTTCTTGGTTTATGCCACCTCAGTTGCAGGGAACATTACCATCCTATTTATCATCAGAACTGAGCCTTCCCTCCACCAACCAATGTACTACTTTCTATCAATGCTGGCACTTACCGACCTGGGCCTATCCACTACAACCTTGCCTACCATGTTCAGTGTCTTCTGGTTCCATGCTCAGGAGATTTCCTTTAATGCTTGTCTGGTCCAGATGTATTTCATTCATGTTTTCTCAATTATTGAATCAGCTGTGCTGTTGGCCATGGCCTTTGACCGTCTTGTAGCAATCCGAGAACCCCTGCGCTATGCAGCCATTCTAACCAATGGCGTAATCATCGGGATTGCGTTTGCAATTGCTGGAAGGGCCTTGGTTCTGGTCTTTCCAGCTTCTTTCCTCCTAAAGAGGCTTCAGTATCATCCTGTCAACATTCTCTCCTACCCCTTCTGCCTGCACCAGGACCTCATAAGGACAACCGTATCCAGCCGTTGGATCAGCAGCGTCTATGGCCTCATGGTGGTCGTCTGCTCCATGGGACTTGATTCAgtgctcctcctcctctcctatATCCTCATTCTTGGCACAGTGTTGAGTATAGCCTCCAACACAGAGAGGGTGAAAGCCCTCAGTACCTGCATCTCCCATGTCTGTGCTGTACTCACCTTCTACACACCAATGATCGGGCTATCTATGATCCGTCGCTATGGGCAAAATGCTTCCCCAATCGTCCATGTACTCATGGCCAATGTCTACTTGCTCGTTCCACCCCTCATGAACCCCATTGTCTACAGTGTCAAGACTAGGCAGATCCGAGACAGAATCCTCAAAAAATTCAGGCAACAGAAAATTTAAGTGGAGACCCTAAAGCACAACTTTTTTCTCCACctttatatttatgaaattatttcatttttatgtaaagttttgaatttaaatattattattaatattttgtctttAAGACATTAGATGTAAACATCAATAATCACAAACTGTCTCTTTTcagcataaagaataaaattttaatttgtattcatgTGGACATAATAGAGGAGATGGTCACCAAACTTGGGTTAGGCCATTCTTAGCAAAACTGTGACTAAACAATAGGCAGTAAATGCTTTTGCAGCTAAAAGAGTCATCAAGTCCACAATCTAGTAAAGTTATTGTTGTACCTTGTGCATATCCTCAATTTCGGAAGAAGATTTAGATTCAAGATATCCTAGATTTAATATAGACTCTGTAGTCTAGATAAGCAATATTTCCCACAAATTGACCttagtatgaaaatatttttgatgcattttttgaTTTTCTGTTCAGGGAAGAAAAAGTATTTCCAGCAGGAAGTACTtctaaccaagagaaaatgataaatgaatgaagttCTGCATACTTTCGGAAGTACAAAAGGAAGACAACTTTGGGCAAAACAATTGAGCTGATTAAGGAAGTTCACAAATAATCCAGAAACCATGATGTTTTTGTGTCCAGAAACTTACATAGGCCTTTCTGTTCTAAGTAGTTCAAGCCCACTTTTTATATTGCTTTATGTATTAATTTGTAGGagtttctttatatatcttttgtcagatatgtgtaaagagaatatttatttccaatgggtggtttgtcttttcattgttaaAAGTGTCTTTCAATGagtagaaattcttaactttatTTAACTATAAATGATTAATTATTACTTCAGAGTTAATATTTTGATGTCCTTGGTTATCCCAAGGTCATGAACATGTTATAAACtttcttttacattctttttcttttacatttaatacttaggtctatgatccaactgaaattaacatatgataaagctcaatacttgtttatttttatttatatataaattgctCTATTTATTGAATAGACCCTCCTTTACTGAATTTTGTCATGGCCATTTGTCTCTTCTTGTTTGTTGACTCACAACTTGGGGAAATTTCCAGATAAAATCTGAAAGTGGCCCTTGTATAGGGAGGGCAAGGAGAGATGGAAGAAAGAGACAGATCACTCTAGACAGGTAGACTTAATAAGTGAGGTAACAGAAACATACATATAAGGCTTGTCTTGGGTGGCTGGCCACAAGGTGACTAGCTCTACACTCTCGTTTTAGAATCTTCACAGTTTATATTGAGGCTTTAACTGGGTTCAGCCATGTATACTACTCAGATGGTCTCAGCAACACAATGCTCTCTCAAGGCTACATCTTTGAAAACGGTTCCCACTGTGGGAGTGGTGGGCAGAACATGTCCCAAGGACAGGGGAGAGGTTGAGGAACCTCTGTTGCGTGGGTCAACCAGAAGTCATGTCTTCTTGATTACCGTCTCCAACACTGCCGCAGTATCACACTGATAAAGAAATGTTGCTTTAAAGTGAATCATGAGATCTAACGGTGTAGTTCATCCATTGCTTTTCTTGTCTTGCCTATTCTAGGTCTTTTAAATTTCTGCATAAAGTGTACAATAAACTTGTCAATTTCCACAATAAAATCTGTTCTTGGCCTGGAGGTACTTCAAGggattccttttcctttttaaattgcaAATTACATTTTGTTAACAGATAGAAGACCAtccagcttttccttttctttaagttCTGGAGActagtatttttcaaagaatttgttcatttcatccaAGTTATCTGTTCTACTGTAAAAAACAATGGTTGTCTGTCATATTCATTATATCTGTTTGTAGTCATTATGTCTAATgacataatatttattatgtcagtAGGTCCTATGCTGatattacattttcattattgctataaattttgtattttatctctttattcttGATTATTATTGCTTAGTTTTTTATGGATGTTCTTAAACTTTTCACAGAACCAGAATCAGCTTTGTTAATGTTCTCTATATTTATGTCACATatgtatttcattgatttctgattTTACCATTATTACTCCTTCCTTTATACTTTGGGCTTAATGTGTCTTTACTCTTATCCTGAAATGGAAGTTGTACCTTTAGGTTTTTCACCTATTCTTGTTTCCTAATAAAAGAACTTAACTTAAAGTTGTCTGTAGAGGACTATTTAGCTGTATCCCATGCATTTTATATGTCATATTTTGATTATCTTTCAGGGTATGGGAGCCAAAGGAAACCTGGCTGACctctagtatttttttcttttgtaggaaAAACACTTGAAATTCATGtgacaaagtattaaaaattattatatttattgtatttatatgttctacattttaatattctttatattcAAATGAAACATTTATGCATTATCTTCTACAATTaagctttcaaaatatattatgtaATGAGAAAAAGACACTCTtaatatgtaagaattcatttgaATATATCCTACAATTACTAAAATGTGTCCTTTTTTCTATAGCAAACATAgcaaaatgagaacaataataaAGTGAAAATAGGGCATATTTTAtgatactatttaaaaaatgcattcattcattcattcaaaaaatatttactaagctaCCATATGCCATCCACTGAGCTAGTGATTAGACATAATCAAGATTAACAGAACAGATGTACTACCTGCcctatttttgcttattttatatcaCTGTGGAATAAATTAACTCAGCCCCCAAAGTTGGGCTCTGAGCCAAAGAATGCATTACTACATTATAGCACTAAACATAGAAAACAAACCAAGGTGTATCCTGCTAGTTCTTCAATAGAAAACCTGCAAAAATCTCATGGAGAAAGTAAGAGTGGATGGGAAAGAATTGTTGACTATATAGCCAAGGTGGATGCAAACTGAAGACCATCAGCAATTAAAAGGTAATCTAAGATTTTATGGTGGAGGTTATGGTAAAACTTTGTTGTGCTTCCTTTCTTTGGTCCATTTAATAAGAGCTCCCTTACAAAGACTATGTATTGATGGAGGTGAGTATACACTTATTTTCTCCTAAAGAATTTCCTTAATATCCCCATGTtggcattattttctttctcacacAAATTTTCAACCCTAAGATTAACCATGTATCTTAAGAATGAACTAGTAAATGGTTTGGAATGCTGAAAATAACACAGAATTACAACCACCTATACAGTCTGTGACGACCCAAATACTGATCAACCTTCCTGATTGAATGCAGCATTTTAGTATTGAGAATTTGAAGATCTGAGTTCCCGCCTTACCTCTACCATAAAACTCCTACACAATCCTGGAAAGACTACTTGACCTTCTTgagaaacattttcttcatcagcaaaatgaagagaataataatactaattattattaaatatgttaAAGGATTCAAAACCATCATGTAATAATGAATGAATCTAAGCAAGTGGAACAATTTGAgcctttaataaatgttagctactacTATGTATGAAGTATGGAACAGAAAACATTAAAGGGCTCAGGTTTTTGGCTTGTGAAATGTTAAGCATAAAAATTTATTATGATTATGAGATCCTAATAAGAACCACATGtgggaaaggagaaaatggagtTGAATTTGGACAAGTTGATTTTAAGGGCTATTTAGTTAGTGATGTCCAAGAGTAGATGAATCTGGGAGTTGGGAGCAAAGTCTAGGCCAAAAATGTGTATAATAGGGTGTTTCTTCTGCATCACTTCTTTGAATGCACAGATTTAGCTCACAGTATCTCTCTTTTGACTGCCCAGGGCAGAGGAGTAATAGCTGAGGCAAATACCCAAGAGTGTCATAGATTTTGCTCAGTGTTTACAATGCTTCTATCATACCTGGTTATTAAGGACCTGTCTCCAACCAAAGTAGTGCTTAATTCAAGATCTAGAtacttatttcatttctttggtattAACCATCTTTGTGGATTTACTTCATTTGCACATGCTTTTACTCTCAAAGCAGATCTAGCCTGGCTGCAATCCCCAGAGAGCTCAGTGCTCCTCAAGCAAGCGACTGgggaagaaaaaacagacaagCTTCGTATATCAGGAGGAGATTTTAATGACTTCTGGGATTTGATGCAGAAATCCTGTAGCTACGTTCAAAAGTGTTCTGCAAAATGCCCACTCTCTGGTAAGTGCCCAGATATCCCTATCAATCTGGCTTTccctttacttcttttttttaaacaatcaacCACATAGAACTTCATATAGAGCAGGAAGAAGTCTCCAAAAGTATACATCTAGGAAGCATGTTCTTTTCAGAGACTATGTAAATAGACTATTTACCTTTAGAGGGAGCAACCTTCTTCAACAGAATTCAAATTCTCCTAAATTGTGATAATGACCACATAGGTCATTATTCTGTAAACAGCTTACAAGTGGCCACAAATTGCAGGCCAGGAGAAAAATGAGACATGATCTCTCAGTAATCTCTGCCGTGAGTTCCtttacaaatacataaatgattttaaagttgTAGGAATTTTTAAAGGATGTTTAAATAACCAGTTTTTCAATGGCAAAGAATAGAACTAAGAACAGTTTGGTTTTGAGAAGACCATACATTTCAAGAGTTAGGAAGAAACTGAGTCTTTATTTAGcatcatttacttttatttagtgTCACTCTAGGAATCATGTATTTCTACCCAGTATCATATCtaagaagtgaaacaaaacagTAGAGGACCCAAGGGTAATTAGCTACTGTTTACTAAAACTTTTCAGGAAAAATGAATACAGATGCATAtattaatgcaaaataaaaatccaatatctttttagaaaaatatggcCAGAAGTAATTTTTCTAAGTTATAATATCTGAGGATTCTAGTCTAAAGTGGCATGTATTCTTCTCTATACGTAACCAGATAAATGCTTTACTCTGTGGAGAGAGCTGAAAAAAGACAGAAACCTCAAAAGTGCTTTTTTTCTGTGATATCTCCAgatattcctattttacaaacaGAAGAATATATGTCATTGCAGAGCTTCCTAAATGCATCATGTCCATTATCAATCAACACGTCATATGTTGAAACCACCACCTTCTTCTTGGTTGGGATGCCAGGGCTGGAATAA from the Manis javanica isolate MJ-LG chromosome 11, MJ_LKY, whole genome shotgun sequence genome contains:
- the LOC108391889 gene encoding olfactory receptor 51G2-like, encoding MSVFNSSALYPRFLLTGLSGLESRYGLISLPIFLVYATSVAGNITILFIIRTEPSLHQPMYYFLSMLALTDLGLSTTTLPTMFSVFWFHAQEISFNACLVQMYFIHVFSIIESAVLLAMAFDRLVAIREPLRYAAILTNGVIIGIAFAIAGRALVLVFPASFLLKRLQYHPVNILSYPFCLHQDLIRTTVSSRWISSVYGLMVVVCSMGLDSVLLLLSYILILGTVLSIASNTERVKALSTCISHVCAVLTFYTPMIGLSMIRRYGQNASPIVHVLMANVYLLVPPLMNPIVYSVKTRQIRDRILKKFRQQKI